Within the Rhizobium favelukesii genome, the region GCGATCCAATTTACCCGCGGTCGTCCGAAACGAGTTCAGCACTATCGCGCGCTGCTCAGGATCACGCGCACCACCTTGAGCTATCTCGAACAGGCGGCGGCGCAGCTGCCCTTGGCGGCGGGCCCGGCGGTCGAACGCTGGCAGGCCCAAGTCCGCCACTATAAGCCGCTGATCGAACGGATCATCGCCCAGACCGAGCGGCGGGTCCTGGCCGGCGAGGCGGTGCCGGCTGGCGACAAGCTGGTCAGTTTGTTCGAGCCGCATGCCGACATTATCGTCAAAGGCAGCCGCGACGTCGAGTATGGCCATAAGATCAATTTGACCACCGGCACAAGCGGGCTGATCCTCGACCTCGTCGTCGAAGCCGGCAACCCGGCCGACAGCGAGCGCTTGCTGCCGATGCTGGAGCGTCACATTGGCATCTGGGGCGAGCCGCCACGGCAGGCCGCCGCCGACGGCGGCTATGCCAGCCGCGAAAATCTGAGCGGAGCCAAGGCCTGGGGCGTGCGAGACATGGCCTTCCACAAGAAGTGCGGCCTCAAGATCGAAGACATGGTCAAAAGCCGTTGGGTCTATCGCAAGCTACGCAACTTCCGCGCCGGCATCGAGGCCGGCATCTCCTGCCTCAAACGCGCCTACGGCTTGGGGCGCTGCACCTGGCGTGGGCTCGACCACTTCAAGACTTATGTCTGGTCCTCGGTGGTCGCTTACAATCTCGCCCTCTTCGCCCGCCTCAGATCGAACTGACATCCCATGTCGCCAGCCAAAACCGGACCGGCGGAACGCCGGCAGTTCCC harbors:
- a CDS encoding ISNCY family transposase, with amino-acid sequence MRQERTVQSNIFDLFAEHEIGRELKAMSQWLDEHRDLLGLVAQDLRRHGVKETGREGLPAEAVLRCALLKQHRQLSYEELAFHLEDSASFRAFARLPWGCSPKKSVLHKTISAIRAGTFEAINRVLLTSARQDKVERGKVVRIDSTVTSALMHEPSDSSLLWDCVRVMVRLLQQAASLGSAILWHDHCRAAKKRSRAIQFTRGRPKRVQHYRALLRITRTTLSYLEQAAAQLPLAAGPAVERWQAQVRHYKPLIERIIAQTERRVLAGEAVPAGDKLVSLFEPHADIIVKGSRDVEYGHKINLTTGTSGLILDLVVEAGNPADSERLLPMLERHIGIWGEPPRQAAADGGYASRENLSGAKAWGVRDMAFHKKCGLKIEDMVKSRWVYRKLRNFRAGIEAGISCLKRAYGLGRCTWRGLDHFKTYVWSSVVAYNLALFARLRSN